In Mucilaginibacter boryungensis, a single window of DNA contains:
- a CDS encoding outer membrane protein assembly factor BamD — protein sequence MFKKLSLVFFSVSVAIMMVLGSCKSKFEKLKAGNDNLKKYQEAIKLYNKKEYSKALELFDDLAPRYRGREAAEDLFYYYAYTNYKLKDFTSARYQFKNFAENYQSSPKAEECRFMAAYCFYLDSPNYTLDQENTTKAIEALQLFINLYPKSDRVAEASKLIQDLRDKLEDKAYANSKLYLTIQDYQSAVIAFGNTLRDYPDTKYAEELEFLTIKAQYLYAKNSSEARQEERFNQAISFADQFAEKYPASKYLKEAAALKKDSQQGITDVKTYYADIQKNAKYYRKLAKIDSTGNKTSLPSEKNNSQKIPN from the coding sequence ATGTTTAAAAAACTGAGTCTCGTATTTTTTAGTGTGTCGGTTGCTATAATGATGGTGCTGGGGAGCTGTAAAAGTAAATTTGAAAAGCTTAAGGCTGGGAACGACAACTTGAAAAAATACCAGGAAGCTATTAAGCTATATAATAAAAAGGAATATAGTAAAGCGCTGGAGTTGTTCGACGACCTGGCACCACGCTACCGTGGCCGCGAAGCTGCCGAGGACCTGTTTTATTATTATGCTTATACAAACTATAAATTAAAAGACTTTACATCGGCCAGGTACCAGTTTAAAAACTTTGCCGAAAACTATCAGAGCAGCCCAAAAGCTGAAGAGTGCCGTTTTATGGCCGCTTATTGTTTTTATCTTGATTCGCCTAACTACACGCTTGACCAGGAAAACACTACCAAGGCTATTGAGGCCTTACAATTGTTCATCAACCTATATCCTAAAAGCGACCGTGTAGCCGAGGCCAGTAAACTGATACAGGATTTACGTGATAAACTGGAAGATAAAGCTTATGCGAATTCTAAATTGTATTTAACTATACAGGATTATCAATCGGCGGTGATTGCATTTGGCAATACCCTACGCGATTACCCTGATACGAAATATGCCGAGGAGCTGGAATTTTTAACTATTAAGGCGCAGTATTTGTATGCTAAAAACAGCAGCGAGGCGCGCCAGGAAGAACGCTTTAACCAGGCTATTTCATTTGCAGACCAATTTGCTGAAAAATATCCTGCCAGTAAATATTTAAAAGAAGCTGCGGCTTTGAAAAAAGATAGTCAGCAAGGTATAACGGATGTAAAAACCTATTATGCTGATATACAAAAAAACGCGAAATATTACCGTAAATTAGCGAAGATAGATAGTACTGGAAATAAAACTTCACTACCATCAGAGAAAAACAATTCGCAAAAGATACCAAACTAA
- a CDS encoding DNA-directed RNA polymerase subunit omega, which yields MTNVINKPSVANSTVTRDLRELDVKTDNIYESIVIVSKRANQISNNIKEELHQKLSEFASSNDNLEEVFENREQIEISKHYERMPKPTLVAIQEFLEDKVYYRNPAKEQQ from the coding sequence ATGACAAACGTTATTAATAAACCATCTGTAGCTAACAGCACCGTAACCCGCGATTTGCGTGAGCTTGACGTAAAAACAGACAACATTTACGAATCGATTGTGATTGTGTCTAAAAGGGCTAACCAAATATCAAACAACATTAAAGAGGAGTTACACCAAAAGTTATCGGAGTTCGCTTCATCTAACGATAACCTGGAAGAGGTTTTTGAAAACCGCGAGCAAATTGAAATTTCTAAACACTACGAAAGGATGCCGAAACCAACATTGGTTGCTATCCAGGAGTTTTTAGAAGATAAGGTTTACTATCGTAACCCTGCTAAAGAACAACAATAA
- a CDS encoding 5'-nucleotidase, lipoprotein e(P4) family: MKIKFAICTALICVAINSSGQSQKLSTANGGKTWSSLWQQRSAEYKALCFQAYNIACLRVAEAVKHKHTKPLAVITDIDETLLDNSPEDARAAINNQEFDTKDWKKWTSQGIADTVPGAPAFFKYAASKGVTVFYITNRDEDERAGTLKNLQLYHLPNADNAHLLLKTNTSSKETRRQQVLKKYTIVLLCGDNLADFNALYDNHPSEQMREENTKKLIKDFGSKYIVLPNPSYGDWEGSLYKFDYKLTQAQKDSVIRSTIKTAH; the protein is encoded by the coding sequence ATGAAAATCAAGTTCGCTATTTGCACGGCATTAATTTGCGTTGCTATAAATTCTTCAGGTCAGTCTCAAAAGTTATCCACAGCCAACGGTGGAAAAACCTGGTCATCACTTTGGCAACAGCGTTCTGCCGAATATAAAGCGCTGTGTTTCCAGGCATATAATATAGCCTGCCTGCGTGTTGCCGAAGCTGTAAAACATAAACATACCAAACCGCTGGCTGTCATTACCGATATCGACGAGACATTGTTAGACAACAGCCCCGAAGATGCACGCGCTGCGATCAACAATCAGGAATTTGATACCAAAGACTGGAAAAAGTGGACCAGCCAGGGCATTGCTGATACCGTACCAGGCGCCCCTGCTTTTTTTAAATATGCAGCATCAAAAGGCGTAACTGTTTTTTACATTACCAACCGCGATGAGGACGAACGGGCTGGCACCCTGAAAAATTTACAACTTTATCACCTCCCCAATGCTGACAATGCGCACTTACTACTAAAAACCAACACATCGAGCAAAGAAACGCGCAGGCAGCAGGTACTAAAAAAATACACCATCGTTTTATTATGCGGCGATAACCTGGCCGACTTTAATGCATTATATGATAACCACCCCAGCGAACAAATGCGTGAAGAAAATACAAAAAAACTGATAAAGGATTTTGGCAGCAAATATATTGTATTACCCAATCCATCATATGGAGATTGGGAAGGATCGTTATATAAATTCGACTATAAACTTACACAGGCGCAAAAAGATTCGGTCATCCGCTCTACTATAAAAACTGCTCACTAA
- the msrA gene encoding peptide-methionine (S)-S-oxide reductase MsrA: MNIQKATFANGCFWCTEAIFQILKGVKSVTSGYTGGQTSNPTYMEICNGDTGHAEAIEIEYDADEITYNELLLAFFKSHNPTTLNRQGNDVGTQYRSAIFYHNAEQRQQAKDMIIKLTNEHVFDKPIVTQVVSADVFYKAEDYHQNYYNDNNLKPYCMVVIQPKLNKFIKEFVEKIKPELL, from the coding sequence ATGAATATTCAAAAAGCAACTTTTGCAAACGGCTGTTTTTGGTGTACAGAAGCCATTTTTCAAATTCTTAAAGGGGTTAAGTCTGTAACATCAGGCTATACTGGCGGGCAAACCAGCAACCCTACCTATATGGAAATATGCAATGGCGATACCGGCCACGCCGAGGCTATTGAGATTGAGTATGATGCGGACGAGATCACTTATAATGAATTACTGCTGGCTTTCTTTAAATCTCATAATCCAACTACACTTAACAGGCAGGGAAATGATGTAGGTACACAATACCGCTCGGCTATATTTTATCACAACGCCGAGCAACGGCAGCAAGCTAAGGATATGATCATTAAACTTACTAATGAGCATGTTTTTGATAAACCTATTGTAACCCAGGTGGTTTCAGCAGATGTATTTTATAAAGCCGAGGATTATCACCAAAATTATTATAACGATAATAACCTGAAACCCTACTGCATGGTGGTAATACAACCCAAACTAAATAAGTTTATTAAAGAATTTGTGGAAAAAATTAAACCAGAATTGTTGTAA
- the galB gene encoding beta-galactosidase GalB, with translation MLSTKTFTLKSRLLLLALVLLSAIKGYSQQTRSVADFDRDWRFHLGDVSDGQEVSTTDNNWRKLNLPHDWSIEGEFSKDNPATPEGGALPGGIGWYRKTFTIPAASKGKEVYIDFDGVYQKSDVWVNGHHLGFRPNGYISFRYELTPYLKYGQPNVIAVKVDNSSQPNSRWYSGSGIYRNVWLVTTNKVAIDHWGTFISTPKVSKNEATVNMQVKLHNASGKPQQATVTTAIYDAAGKLLKTVTNNVNIVDSSATATQQAKVLAPMLWSDVHPYLYKAITKVSLGKTLTDIYTTNFGIRYFDFDVDKGFSINGVSVKLRGVCDHHDLGSLGAAINYRALQRQLEILKDMGCNAIRTSHNPPAPELLDLCDKMGFFVMDEAFDVWERAKKKYDYSLFFKEWHKRDLEDQILRDRNHPSVIVWSIGNEIPEQRRPIAADIAKELAGIIHNLDRTRPITTANNNPDTSNKIISSGAIDLAGYNYHYKDYPTFQQRYPGKKFIGTETTSALETRGYYDMPPNIDSIRRWPVKNNYNDHVNMNPDNTVSAYDNVSAPWASTHEESWKPIKKYPFLSGMFIWTGFDYLGEPTPYTWPSRSSYFGIIDLAGFPKDVYYMYQSEWTDKTVLHLLPHWNWQTGKTIQVWAYYNHADEVELFLNGKSLGKKAKKGDDLHISWAVPFQPGTLKAISYKDGKTVKVAEIHTAGKPAKIELVADRKTINADGKDLSFITVKILDKDGNLVPNADNKVDFKVNGSAFIASVDNGDPVSHDPFKANYRKAFHGLALAILQSNEKAGNITFTATADGLAPAVLTLQAK, from the coding sequence ATGCTATCTACCAAAACTTTTACATTAAAAAGCCGACTGTTGCTTTTAGCCTTAGTGCTATTATCTGCAATAAAAGGCTACAGTCAGCAAACGCGCTCTGTTGCTGATTTTGACCGTGACTGGCGTTTCCATTTAGGCGATGTAAGCGACGGGCAAGAGGTATCAACAACAGATAACAATTGGCGCAAACTTAACCTGCCGCACGATTGGAGTATCGAAGGCGAGTTTAGTAAAGATAATCCCGCCACACCAGAAGGCGGTGCGCTACCAGGTGGTATAGGCTGGTATCGCAAAACATTCACCATTCCGGCTGCATCCAAAGGCAAAGAGGTGTATATAGACTTTGACGGCGTTTACCAAAAAAGCGATGTATGGGTAAACGGGCACCATTTAGGCTTTAGGCCTAATGGCTATATCTCCTTCCGGTACGAATTAACGCCATATTTAAAATATGGACAACCGAACGTTATTGCAGTAAAAGTGGATAATAGCAGCCAGCCAAACTCACGCTGGTATTCGGGTTCGGGTATATACCGCAATGTGTGGCTGGTAACTACAAACAAAGTAGCTATTGATCATTGGGGGACATTTATCTCAACTCCAAAAGTTAGCAAAAATGAAGCTACCGTAAATATGCAAGTTAAGCTGCATAATGCCAGCGGTAAACCCCAGCAGGCAACGGTTACCACTGCTATTTATGATGCAGCCGGTAAGCTGCTGAAAACGGTAACCAATAATGTAAATATTGTGGATAGTTCTGCAACAGCAACCCAGCAAGCCAAGGTGTTGGCACCTATGCTTTGGTCTGATGTGCACCCGTATCTTTATAAAGCTATAACTAAAGTATCATTGGGTAAAACCTTAACAGATATCTATACGACAAATTTCGGTATCCGTTATTTTGATTTTGATGTAGATAAAGGGTTCAGCATAAATGGCGTATCCGTAAAACTGCGCGGCGTTTGCGATCATCACGATCTGGGCAGTCTGGGAGCAGCCATTAACTATCGTGCTTTGCAGCGCCAGTTAGAAATACTAAAAGATATGGGTTGTAACGCCATTCGCACATCTCATAACCCGCCCGCGCCCGAATTGCTTGATCTTTGCGATAAAATGGGCTTTTTTGTAATGGATGAGGCCTTTGATGTTTGGGAGCGCGCAAAAAAGAAATATGATTATAGCCTTTTTTTTAAAGAATGGCATAAACGCGACCTGGAAGACCAGATATTGCGCGACCGTAATCACCCCAGCGTAATAGTATGGAGCATTGGTAATGAAATACCAGAACAACGCCGTCCGATAGCTGCGGATATAGCTAAAGAGCTGGCCGGTATTATACATAACCTTGATAGAACACGGCCTATTACTACAGCCAATAACAATCCCGATACATCAAATAAAATTATCAGTTCCGGCGCAATAGACCTTGCCGGTTATAATTATCATTATAAAGATTACCCAACATTTCAGCAACGTTATCCTGGTAAAAAATTCATCGGTACCGAAACAACTTCGGCTTTGGAAACGCGCGGCTACTATGATATGCCGCCAAATATTGACAGCATACGCCGCTGGCCTGTTAAAAACAACTATAACGACCATGTGAACATGAACCCGGACAACACTGTTTCAGCTTACGATAACGTTTCGGCACCATGGGCATCAACACATGAGGAAAGCTGGAAACCGATAAAGAAATATCCGTTCCTTTCAGGCATGTTCATCTGGACTGGATTTGATTACCTGGGCGAACCTACACCATATACCTGGCCTTCGCGCAGTTCGTATTTTGGTATTATTGACTTAGCAGGTTTTCCTAAGGATGTTTATTACATGTACCAAAGCGAGTGGACTGATAAAACAGTACTGCACCTGCTACCACACTGGAACTGGCAAACTGGTAAAACTATCCAGGTTTGGGCTTATTACAACCATGCCGATGAAGTTGAACTTTTCCTGAATGGTAAATCATTGGGTAAAAAGGCTAAAAAAGGGGATGACCTGCATATTTCATGGGCAGTACCATTCCAGCCGGGTACATTAAAGGCTATATCTTATAAAGATGGGAAAACCGTTAAAGTTGCAGAGATACACACCGCGGGCAAGCCAGCCAAAATTGAATTAGTAGCTGACAGGAAAACCATTAATGCTGACGGTAAAGACCTGTCATTTATTACAGTTAAAATACTGGATAAAGACGGCAACCTTGTACCCAATGCTGATAATAAGGTTGATTTTAAAGTAAATGGCAGCGCCTTTATTGCCAGTGTTGATAATGGTGACCCGGTAAGTCATGATCCGTTTAAGGCCAACTATCGCAAGGCATTCCATGGACTGGCGCTGGCTATCCTGCAATCGAACGAGAAAGCCGGCAATATTACCTTTACCGCTACCGCCGATGGCTTGGCCCCGGCAGTGTTGACATTGCAGGCCAAATAA
- a CDS encoding UPF0175 family protein — MNINLPEGLKISEKDVLTAVATRLYDTGKVTIEQAASMAGYNLSAFIEELTAQSLQENAVAVYHY; from the coding sequence TTGAATATTAACCTTCCTGAGGGATTAAAAATATCTGAAAAAGATGTTTTAACGGCTGTGGCTACCAGGCTATATGATACCGGAAAAGTTACTATCGAACAAGCCGCCAGCATGGCTGGCTACAACCTTTCGGCTTTTATTGAAGAGTTAACAGCGCAAAGCCTGCAGGAAAATGCGGTAGCTGTTTATCATTATTAG